A region of Rhodamnia argentea isolate NSW1041297 chromosome 9, ASM2092103v1, whole genome shotgun sequence DNA encodes the following proteins:
- the LOC115740909 gene encoding DET1- and DDB1-associated protein 1 — MGSILGDLPSFDPHNFSHFRPSDPSNPSKMTPTTYHPTHSRTIPPPDQVITTEAKNILIRNFYRRAEEKMRPKRAASEFLTQESGCKQPRASMTTSDTP; from the exons ATGGGGTCTATCCTCGGCGACTTGCCGTCGTTCGATCCTCACAACTTTAGCCACTTCAGGCCATCCGATCCCTCCAACCCTTCT AAAATGACGCCTACGACCTATCATCCCACCCACAGCCGGACTATACCACCACCTGATCAAG TGATAACTACTGAAGCCAAAAATATTCTGATAAGAAATTTCTATCGGCGTGCCGAAGAAAAG ATGAGACCAAAACGAGCTGCCTCTGAATTTCTTACACAAGAATCAGGATGCAAGCAACCAAGGGCTTCCATGACCACCTCAGATACCCCATAA
- the LOC115740915 gene encoding 1-aminocyclopropane-1-carboxylate synthase, producing MSSISSNRKPVLSQIATNDGHAEKCSYFDGWKAYDRDPFHPTQNPNGVIQMGLAEHQLCFDLVREWLVNNPEAFICTEEGVDKFRDIAIFQDYHGLPEFRNAVAKFMGRVRGDKVRFEPDRIVMSGGATGAHELITFCLADRGDSFLVPTPYYPGFDRDLCWRTGVRLLPVVCHSSNNFKVTRKALEDAYAKAVEANIRVKGLLITNPSNPLGTILDRDTLRELVSFINEKNIHLVCDEIYAATVFRQPNFVSISEIIEEDQACNLDLVHIIYSLSKDMGFPGFRVGIVYSYNDAVVECGRKMSSFGLVSSQTQYLIASILSDDQFIGNFLLESSERLATRHKVFTHGLRQVGIKCLNSNAGLFLWMDLRGLLRESTVEAETDLWRVIINDVKLNVSPGSSFHCSEPGWFRVCIANMNEETMKVALTRIGEFVLRNGNKLVRKEKCWQNNLRLSFSFRRMDDVVRMPCIMSPHSPIPQSPLVQART from the exons ATGAGCTCCATTTCGAGCAACAGAAAGCCAGTGCTGTCCCAGATAGCCACCAACGATGGCCATGCCGAGAAGTGTTCGTATTTCGACGGATGGAAGGCGTACGACAGAGACCCATTTCATCCTACCCAGAATCCCAATGGAGTTATCCAAATGGGTCTTGCAGAACATCAG CTTTGTTTCGACTTGGTTCGAGAATGGCTTGTGAACAACCCAGAAGCCTTCATCTGCACTGAGGAAGGAGTGGACAAGTTCAGGGACATTGCCATCTTTCAGGACTATCATGGCTTGCCCGAGTTCAGAAAC GCTGTGGCAAAGTTTATGGGGAGAGTGAGAGGGGACAAAGTCAGGTTTGAGCCTGACCGGATTGTCATGAGCGGGGGAGCCACAGGAGCTCATGAGCTGATCACATTTTGCCTGGCTGATCGTGGTGATTCATTCTTGGTGCCGACCCCTTATTATCCAGG ATTTGATCGAGATTTGTGTTGGAGGACCGGAGTACGACTTCTTCCCGTGGTGTGTCACAGCTCTAACAATTTCAAGGTCACCAGGAAGGCTTTGGAAGATGCATACGCAAAAGCTGTTGAGGCCAACATCAGAGTAAAAGGGTTGCTCATAACCAATCCATCAAACCCACTAGGAACCATCTTAGACCGAGACACGTTGAGAGAACTCGTGAGCTTCATCAATGAGAAGAACATCCATCTAGTTTGTGATGAGATATATGCTGCCACGGTCTTTCGCCAGCCCAATTTCGTAAGCATCTCGGAGATAATTGAGGAAGATCAAGCATGCAATCTCGACCTCGTCCATATAATTTATAGCCTCTCAAAAGATATGGGCTTCCCCGGTTTCAGGGTCGGGATTGTGTATTCATACAATGATGCCGTGGTAGAGTGCGGCCGGAAGATGTCCAGCTTCGGTCTAGTATCCTCCCAAACTCAGTACCTAATTGCATCCATCTTATCAGACGATCAGTTCATCGGTAATTTCCTCTTAGAGAGTTCGGAGAGGTTAGCCACCAGGCATAAGGTTTTCACTCACGGACTTCGTCAAGTAGGCATCAAGTGCTTGAACAGCAATGCGGGTCTCTTCTTATGGATGGATTTGAGGGGGCTTCTGAGGGAGAGCACCGTAGAGGCAGAGACGGATCTGTGGCGGGTCATAATCAATGATGTCAAGCTCAATGTCTCGCCAGGTTCTTCCTTTCACTGTTCAGAGCCAGGATGGTTCAGAGTTTGCATTGCCAACATGAATGAGGAGACCATGAAGGTCGCTTTAACACGAATCGGAGAGTTTGTGCTGAGGAATGGCAATAAGCTGGTCAGGAAGGAAAAGTGCTGGCAGAACAACCTAAGACTCAGCTTCTCGTTCCGAAGAATGGACGATGTGGTGAGGATGCCCTGCATTAT